A single window of Streptomyces sp. NBC_00464 DNA harbors:
- a CDS encoding glycosyltransferase, translated as MTTTPPTAAPAPRAPANALTGKRRVAFASFVDENYLPGFLTLLRSLALSNPAVCEDFIVLHDGLRPASVARIRALHPRIDFRRVDAAHYDTYAKGDQDNYLVRKAYFILDVFRVRDYDTVITLDTDMVVLGDLGDLLRLRDGLAAVPQFFYGQHKLNSGLLVIQREYLSDPFCAKIDEVGRKGTYELDKHDQGILNAVLDGDFVQLDARYNFVKRRLSGDLPVPDTTAILHFTGRHKPWQGGEAGYSQAEDRWREFELSDAAFHAAYLALPGAKHHDLLVHYGTPHVRRTADPESARKVALAHIGAGEYQEAADLLGGVRIPVDEAWPHEVLGNALLSVSRYEEARIQLLLAAAAPNRAATAFSRLAQIAWIHGDDTTAAQYALEGLGVDPTHRANRLMYKRTTDAETPVEGPAGRQLAHVAFYMDRQGNAGDKLLPESVRLAFDRDTGPARWHSVHAHRLFDEAALERVNARRGLVIGGGGLFIPDTAPNGNSGWQWNVPDELLERIDVPVMVYAVGFNAFDGQAYGHGRDRFLSSLRRLVERSSFFGLRNHGSIEKVRELLPPSLHDKVRFQPCPTTVTRQLVDGWTDPVQRENTVLINAAYDRSGLRFGHDYAHFLAEMATAVKGLGAHAEVKCVAHSLDDERIAFDLRREHGIALPVIPMYDFGNDEIRDTYARTKLVIGMRGHAGMIPFGCGTPIISLISHPKMAYFLADIERPEWGISVHDRHLGARLVERAAGLLDDHAAAVADVHGRQQELWKVTEANAADLRFIRGGVRV; from the coding sequence ATGACGACGACGCCCCCTACCGCCGCGCCCGCACCACGCGCCCCCGCCAACGCGCTCACCGGCAAACGCCGCGTCGCCTTCGCGAGCTTCGTGGACGAGAACTACCTGCCCGGCTTCCTCACCCTGCTGCGCAGCCTCGCGCTGTCCAACCCGGCGGTCTGCGAGGACTTCATCGTCCTGCACGACGGGCTGCGCCCCGCGTCCGTCGCGCGGATCCGGGCACTGCACCCGCGCATCGACTTCCGCAGAGTCGACGCCGCGCACTACGACACGTACGCCAAGGGCGACCAGGACAACTACCTGGTGCGCAAGGCCTACTTCATCCTCGATGTCTTCCGGGTGCGCGACTACGACACCGTGATCACGCTGGACACCGACATGGTGGTCCTCGGCGATCTGGGCGACCTGCTGAGGCTGCGCGACGGCCTCGCCGCCGTCCCCCAGTTCTTCTACGGGCAGCACAAGCTCAACAGCGGGCTGCTGGTCATCCAGCGCGAGTATCTGAGCGACCCGTTCTGCGCGAAGATCGACGAAGTCGGCCGCAAGGGGACCTACGAACTCGACAAGCACGACCAGGGCATCCTGAACGCCGTACTCGACGGCGACTTCGTGCAGCTCGACGCCCGCTACAACTTCGTCAAGCGGCGGCTCTCCGGCGACCTCCCGGTGCCCGACACCACCGCGATCCTGCACTTCACCGGCCGGCACAAGCCATGGCAGGGCGGCGAGGCCGGCTACAGCCAGGCCGAGGACCGCTGGCGTGAGTTCGAGCTGTCCGACGCCGCGTTCCACGCCGCGTACCTGGCACTGCCCGGCGCCAAGCACCACGATCTGCTGGTGCACTACGGCACTCCGCACGTCCGGCGCACCGCCGACCCCGAGAGCGCCCGCAAGGTCGCCCTCGCACACATCGGCGCCGGTGAGTACCAGGAGGCGGCCGACCTGCTCGGCGGCGTCCGGATCCCCGTCGACGAGGCCTGGCCGCACGAGGTGCTCGGCAACGCGCTGCTGAGCGTCTCCCGCTACGAAGAGGCCCGCATCCAGCTTCTGCTGGCCGCCGCAGCCCCCAACCGGGCAGCCACCGCCTTCTCGCGCCTCGCCCAGATCGCCTGGATCCACGGCGACGACACCACCGCCGCGCAGTACGCCCTCGAAGGGCTCGGCGTCGACCCGACCCACCGGGCGAACCGGCTGATGTACAAGCGCACCACGGACGCCGAAACGCCCGTAGAGGGACCCGCCGGCCGGCAACTCGCCCACGTCGCCTTCTACATGGACCGGCAGGGCAACGCCGGCGACAAACTGCTCCCGGAGAGCGTCCGGCTGGCCTTCGACCGCGACACCGGCCCGGCCCGCTGGCACTCCGTCCACGCCCACCGGCTGTTCGACGAGGCCGCCCTGGAACGCGTCAACGCCCGTCGCGGACTGGTCATCGGCGGCGGCGGGCTCTTCATCCCGGACACCGCCCCGAACGGCAACAGCGGCTGGCAGTGGAACGTCCCCGACGAACTGCTGGAGCGGATCGACGTACCCGTCATGGTGTACGCGGTCGGGTTCAACGCCTTCGACGGCCAGGCCTACGGCCACGGCCGCGACCGGTTCCTCTCCTCGCTGCGCAGACTGGTCGAGCGCTCCTCGTTCTTCGGGCTGCGCAACCACGGCTCGATCGAGAAGGTCCGCGAGCTGCTGCCGCCGTCCCTGCACGACAAGGTGCGTTTCCAGCCCTGCCCGACCACGGTCACCCGGCAGCTGGTGGACGGCTGGACCGACCCCGTACAGCGCGAGAACACCGTGCTGATCAACGCCGCGTACGACCGCTCGGGGCTCCGCTTCGGCCACGACTACGCGCACTTCCTCGCCGAGATGGCCACCGCGGTGAAGGGGCTCGGCGCCCACGCCGAGGTCAAGTGCGTGGCCCATTCGCTGGACGACGAACGGATCGCCTTCGACCTGCGGCGCGAGCACGGCATCGCGCTGCCGGTGATCCCGATGTACGACTTCGGGAACGACGAGATCCGTGACACGTACGCCAGGACCAAGCTGGTCATCGGCATGCGCGGGCACGCGGGCATGATCCCGTTCGGCTGCGGGACACCGATCATCAGCCTGATATCGCACCCGAAGATGGCGTACTTCCTGGCCGACATCGAGCGGCCCGAGTGGGGCATCTCCGTCCATGACCGTCACCTCGGGGCCCGGCTCGTGGAACGGGCGGCCGGGCTGCTCGACGACCACGCGGCGGCGGTGGCCGATGTGCACGGCCGGCAGCAGGAACTGTGGAAGGTCACCGAGGCGAACGCGGCGGACCTGCGGTTCATCCGGGGGGGCGTGCGCGTCTGA
- a CDS encoding YfhO family protein: protein MRTPSMLRSPRGQGAALAAVLTVATVCAGDAVARSYPFGPHTRSVNDLGNQFVPFHARLWDLLHGRADGGLLVNWQSGFGTSFLPDLGTYLTSPFALLVGVFPRDRIDLAVYVVTLVKTGAAAAAMTWLLTALRRGRGREWLAAVLGASYALCGWSVAEAVYNPMWLDGLIAFPLLCLAGEWARTGRRPVLGTLLVTLAWVSNFYTAYMATLGAALVLVVRLLLEDGTSRERVRGLVRAVRTVLIGIGLAAPVLVPVFLGTRHAYPGWTREFARAAWPDVAARLLPATYGFFSPAVFLGTGSLLLACVLAFHRAVPRAERWVWPGLVAVVALSLQWGPTHLLWHAFATPNGSPFRQTFVLSGIVVIAAWASVAQAWPDRRALLGGGGVLVLIAAAAAPSELVTRWTYPLFAAGLVAAVGALALVRSRRFVLLAALLLVGAQAGQAAATTAYADRQRLDRLDDYAPWGERQSAQAAAVAGADGWPRYRTDPGLEQSTANDPMLVGGQGGAYYSSHTPDVTTRTFLALGAGWTSRGRALQSLDNPVTDAVFSVGARVHVPRDPHQVWNRPDRRPVTVTRQDVPPLVTVRPSGSGASGWGRSPFRNQEKLLGASVYTLPTTALRSADGAAAADRNASTYATGPGTYTLSASCPAGSQVFLWAPDLFGTARLGATGEPNDIRGDMPARRAGILPLGAGAGRIAVTLRAERAGTVPHEAVGCLDPGRLASAVEQLKHTGATRVTVSDGTVHAELPPRTEGVAVLAAPRIAGWSCNGRPADSYLGLVAVPVGGDRTSVDCAFRPPGLRAGTIAGAAALAALLAVAFGPAVLARVRRRRAHP from the coding sequence ATGAGGACTCCGTCGATGCTCCGATCGCCGCGTGGCCAGGGTGCCGCCCTGGCCGCCGTACTCACCGTCGCGACCGTCTGCGCCGGCGACGCGGTGGCCCGCAGCTACCCCTTCGGCCCGCACACCCGCAGCGTGAACGACCTGGGCAATCAGTTCGTCCCGTTCCACGCCCGGCTCTGGGACCTGCTGCACGGGCGGGCGGACGGTGGGCTGCTGGTCAACTGGCAGTCGGGCTTCGGCACGAGCTTCCTGCCGGACCTCGGCACGTACCTGACCAGCCCCTTCGCCCTGCTCGTCGGGGTGTTCCCGAGGGACCGGATCGACCTGGCCGTGTACGTGGTCACGCTGGTGAAGACGGGGGCGGCAGCGGCGGCCATGACCTGGCTGCTCACCGCGCTGCGCCGGGGGCGCGGCCGGGAATGGCTGGCGGCCGTGCTCGGTGCGTCGTACGCGCTGTGCGGCTGGTCGGTCGCCGAGGCCGTCTACAACCCGATGTGGCTGGACGGGCTGATCGCCTTCCCGCTGCTGTGTCTGGCCGGCGAGTGGGCACGCACCGGGCGGCGGCCGGTGCTGGGCACGCTCCTGGTGACGCTCGCCTGGGTGTCGAACTTCTACACCGCGTACATGGCCACGCTCGGGGCGGCCCTGGTGCTGGTGGTGCGGCTGCTCCTGGAGGACGGGACGTCGCGGGAGCGGGTCCGGGGTCTGGTGCGCGCGGTGCGGACGGTGCTGATCGGTATCGGTCTGGCCGCGCCGGTGCTGGTGCCGGTGTTCCTGGGGACGCGCCACGCCTACCCGGGCTGGACCCGGGAGTTCGCCCGGGCCGCCTGGCCGGACGTCGCGGCCCGGCTGCTGCCGGCCACGTACGGCTTCTTCAGCCCGGCGGTCTTCCTCGGCACCGGCTCCCTGCTCCTGGCCTGCGTGCTTGCCTTCCACCGTGCCGTGCCGCGCGCGGAGCGGTGGGTGTGGCCGGGGCTGGTGGCTGTGGTGGCGCTGTCGTTGCAGTGGGGGCCCACGCATCTGCTGTGGCACGCCTTCGCGACGCCGAACGGGAGCCCGTTCCGGCAGACGTTCGTCCTCTCCGGCATCGTGGTGATCGCCGCCTGGGCGTCCGTCGCCCAGGCCTGGCCGGACCGGCGGGCGCTGCTGGGCGGGGGCGGGGTGCTGGTGCTGATCGCCGCCGCTGCCGCCCCCAGCGAGCTGGTCACCCGGTGGACCTATCCCCTGTTCGCCGCCGGACTCGTGGCGGCGGTCGGCGCTCTCGCGCTGGTGCGCAGCCGCAGGTTCGTCCTGCTCGCGGCGCTCCTGCTGGTCGGGGCGCAGGCCGGGCAGGCCGCCGCGACCACCGCGTACGCCGACCGGCAGCGGCTGGACCGGCTCGACGACTACGCCCCCTGGGGCGAGCGGCAGAGCGCCCAGGCCGCCGCGGTCGCCGGTGCCGACGGCTGGCCGCGCTACCGCACCGACCCCGGCCTCGAACAGAGCACCGCCAACGATCCGATGCTGGTGGGCGGGCAGGGCGGGGCCTACTACAGCAGCCATACGCCTGACGTGACGACCCGCACCTTCCTCGCTCTGGGCGCCGGCTGGACCTCGCGCGGCCGGGCGCTGCAGAGCCTGGACAACCCGGTGACCGACGCGGTGTTCTCGGTCGGGGCCCGCGTCCATGTGCCGCGCGATCCGCATCAGGTCTGGAACCGCCCGGACCGGCGGCCGGTGACCGTGACCCGGCAGGACGTCCCGCCGCTGGTGACCGTGCGGCCCTCCGGCTCCGGTGCGTCCGGGTGGGGGCGCTCACCGTTCCGCAATCAGGAGAAGCTGCTCGGCGCCTCCGTGTACACCTTGCCCACGACCGCGCTGCGGTCCGCGGACGGCGCGGCCGCCGCCGACAGGAATGCGAGTACCTACGCGACAGGACCCGGCACGTACACGTTGAGCGCGAGCTGCCCGGCGGGCAGCCAGGTGTTTCTGTGGGCGCCCGACCTTTTCGGCACCGCCCGACTGGGTGCGACCGGCGAACCGAACGACATCCGGGGCGATATGCCCGCGCGCCGGGCCGGGATCCTGCCACTGGGCGCCGGTGCGGGCCGGATCGCCGTGACCCTGCGGGCGGAGCGGGCGGGAACCGTCCCGCACGAGGCCGTCGGCTGCCTGGATCCGGGGCGTCTGGCCTCGGCGGTGGAGCAGCTGAAGCACACGGGCGCGACGCGGGTCACCGTCTCGGACGGCACCGTGCACGCCGAACTCCCGCCGCGGACCGAAGGGGTGGCTGTGCTGGCCGCGCCCCGGATCGCGGGCTGGAGCTGCAACGGCCGTCCGGCCGACTCGTATCTCGGCCTGGTGGCGGTGCCGGTCGGCGGGGACCGCACCTCGGTGGACTGCGCCTTCCGGCCGCCGGGGCTGCGCGCCGGGACGATTGCCGGGGCGGCCGCGCTGGCGGCCCTGCTCGCCGTGGCGTTCGGACCGGCGGTCCTGGCGCGTGTACGGCGGCGGCGCGCGCACCCGTGA
- a CDS encoding TetR/AcrR family transcriptional regulator C-terminal domain-containing protein, with translation MGTTKIDRSRVADTALRLLNEVGLDGLSLRAIAKELDVKAPALYWHFKDKQALLDEMATVMFRRMLDEGLPGPTPERWQDQLVAYNCGLRNALLRYRDGAKVYGGAKFTGTEHADGLEAHLRTMVDAGFELWQAVRAGTTAYSYTMGFVSEEQGVRPMPDQQREGFDIGERAERLARYPLAAAAGAEIFANYDERFEDGLRLIVAGIEARYGTG, from the coding sequence GTGGGTACGACGAAGATCGACCGGTCCCGGGTGGCCGACACGGCGCTGCGGCTGCTGAACGAGGTGGGCCTGGACGGGCTCAGCCTGCGCGCCATCGCCAAGGAGCTGGACGTCAAGGCGCCCGCGCTCTACTGGCACTTCAAGGACAAGCAGGCGCTGCTCGACGAGATGGCCACCGTGATGTTCCGCCGGATGCTCGACGAGGGCCTGCCGGGCCCGACCCCGGAGCGCTGGCAGGACCAGCTCGTCGCGTACAACTGCGGCCTGCGCAACGCGCTGCTGCGCTACCGCGACGGGGCCAAGGTCTACGGCGGCGCGAAGTTCACCGGCACCGAGCACGCGGACGGGCTCGAAGCCCATCTGCGGACCATGGTCGACGCGGGCTTCGAGCTGTGGCAGGCGGTCCGGGCGGGCACCACCGCGTACTCCTACACGATGGGTTTCGTCAGCGAGGAGCAGGGCGTCCGCCCGATGCCGGACCAGCAGCGCGAGGGCTTCGACATCGGGGAACGCGCGGAACGCCTGGCCCGCTACCCGCTGGCCGCAGCGGCCGGCGCGGAGATCTTCGCCAACTACGACGAACGCTTCGAGGACGGGCTGCGGCTGATCGTCGCGGGCATCGAGGCACGGTACGGGACGGGGTGA
- a CDS encoding FAD-dependent monooxygenase, with translation MELNSVKETVTETSVLIVGAGPCGLALACDLARRGVPALLVEQAPALFPGSRGKGIQPRTREVLDDLGVGDAVREHGGPAPVGMAWQNGERMGEHPMFRVAAPTDAEPYGEPWMMPQWRTQEILLARLRELGGDVVFSTALTGLAQDADGVTAQLSTGPVRASYLVAADGGRSTVRRALGIAMTGETVDPAPMLVADVRVASDALDRLNWHMMSTDAGFIALCPLPGTADFQLVAQFREGEPDISLEGVRAVVAERTHLDAQDVTEVLWSSDFRPRAALADRFRDGRVLLTGDAAHVHSPAGGQGLNTSVQDAYNLGWKLGQVLGHGAPAALLDSYEEERRPIAAEMLGLSTRIHRGEQERGAAAQQLGLGYREGPLSTGRAGVLEAGDRAPDGPTGERRLFDVFRGPHFTLLAVGTDAELPEFTGSQVEVHRMDAYEAYGKGLFLVRPDGYVGWAGEDATGLAEYLAPLGLGLRAG, from the coding sequence ATGGAACTTAACAGCGTTAAGGAAACCGTCACGGAGACCTCGGTCCTCATCGTCGGAGCCGGTCCCTGCGGCCTCGCCCTCGCCTGCGACCTGGCCCGTCGCGGCGTTCCCGCCCTCCTCGTCGAGCAGGCGCCCGCCCTCTTCCCCGGCTCGCGCGGCAAGGGCATCCAGCCCCGCACCCGGGAGGTCCTCGACGACCTCGGGGTCGGCGACGCGGTCCGCGAGCACGGCGGTCCCGCCCCCGTCGGGATGGCCTGGCAGAACGGTGAGCGGATGGGCGAGCACCCCATGTTCCGGGTCGCCGCCCCGACGGACGCGGAGCCGTACGGGGAGCCGTGGATGATGCCGCAGTGGCGCACCCAGGAGATCCTGCTGGCCCGGCTGCGCGAACTGGGCGGTGACGTGGTGTTCTCGACCGCGCTGACCGGCCTCGCCCAGGACGCCGACGGGGTCACCGCGCAGCTGAGCACCGGCCCGGTCCGCGCCTCCTACCTGGTCGCGGCGGACGGCGGGCGCTCCACCGTGCGGCGGGCCCTGGGTATCGCGATGACCGGGGAGACGGTGGACCCGGCCCCGATGCTGGTGGCCGACGTACGGGTCGCGAGCGATGCGCTCGACCGGCTCAACTGGCACATGATGAGCACCGACGCGGGGTTCATCGCGCTCTGCCCGCTGCCCGGGACGGCGGACTTCCAACTGGTCGCCCAGTTCAGGGAGGGCGAGCCGGACATCTCCCTGGAGGGGGTGCGCGCCGTCGTCGCCGAACGCACCCATCTGGACGCGCAGGACGTCACCGAGGTGCTCTGGTCCTCCGACTTCCGCCCGCGCGCCGCCCTCGCCGACCGGTTTCGCGACGGGCGGGTCCTCCTGACCGGGGACGCCGCCCACGTCCACTCCCCCGCGGGCGGCCAGGGGCTCAACACCAGCGTGCAGGACGCGTACAACCTGGGCTGGAAGCTCGGCCAGGTGCTGGGCCACGGGGCGCCCGCGGCCCTGCTCGACAGCTACGAGGAGGAGCGCCGCCCCATCGCCGCGGAGATGCTCGGCCTGTCCACCCGCATCCACCGCGGCGAGCAGGAGCGGGGCGCGGCCGCCCAGCAGCTGGGCCTCGGCTACCGCGAGGGGCCGCTGTCGACGGGACGCGCGGGCGTCCTGGAGGCCGGCGACCGGGCCCCCGACGGGCCGACGGGCGAGCGGCGGCTGTTCGACGTCTTCCGGGGCCCGCACTTCACGCTGCTGGCGGTCGGCACCGACGCGGAGCTGCCGGAGTTCACCGGCTCACAGGTCGAGGTGCACCGCATGGACGCCTACGAGGCGTACGGAAAGGGGCTGTTCCTGGTCCGGCCGGACGGCTACGTCGGCTGGGCGGGCGAGGACGCGACCGGGCTCGCGGAGTACCTCGCACCGCTGGGCCTCGGCCTCAGGGCCGGCTGA
- the leuE gene encoding leucine efflux protein LeuE: MLGVTDLPTYLAGLVLIVLLPGPNSLYVLSVAARRGVRTGYVAAAGVWTGDTVLMTLSALGASSLLQTTPVLFTVVKFAGAGYLTWLAIGMLRAAVSMWRERHRRVAELTGEAADGAGTAGTMERPYRRALVVSLFNPKAILFLISFFVQFVDPGYAYPALSFLLLGTLLQIASFLYLSMLIFGGTRLSAAFRRRKRLSAGATSAAGVLFLGFAAKLSLSSV; this comes from the coding sequence ATGCTGGGTGTCACCGACCTTCCGACCTATCTCGCCGGCCTCGTGCTCATCGTTCTGCTGCCGGGTCCGAATTCCCTGTACGTGCTGTCCGTCGCCGCCCGGCGCGGGGTGCGGACCGGCTATGTCGCCGCGGCCGGGGTGTGGACCGGGGACACCGTGCTGATGACGCTGTCCGCGCTCGGTGCCTCGTCCCTGCTGCAGACGACGCCCGTGCTCTTCACCGTGGTGAAGTTCGCCGGTGCGGGCTATCTGACCTGGCTGGCGATCGGGATGCTGCGCGCCGCGGTGTCCATGTGGCGCGAGCGGCACCGCCGGGTGGCGGAGCTCACGGGCGAGGCGGCGGACGGGGCCGGGACCGCGGGCACCATGGAGCGGCCGTACCGGCGGGCGCTGGTGGTCAGCCTGTTCAACCCGAAGGCGATCCTGTTCCTGATCTCGTTCTTCGTGCAGTTCGTCGACCCCGGGTACGCCTACCCGGCGCTCTCCTTCCTGCTGCTGGGGACCCTGCTCCAGATCGCCAGCTTCCTGTACCTGTCGATGCTGATCTTCGGCGGCACCCGGCTGTCCGCCGCGTTCCGCCGCCGCAAGCGGCTCTCGGCGGGAGCGACTTCGGCGGCGGGGGTGCTGTTCCTCGGCTTCGCGGCGAAGCTCTCGCTCAGCAGCGTCTGA
- a CDS encoding acyl-CoA mutase large subunit family protein: MTRESESGLPIEPVYGPDTLDGWDPAEKLGEPGAYPFTRGVYPTMYTGRPWTMRQYAGFGTATESNARYKQLIANGTTGLSVAFDLPTQMGHDSDAEIASGEVGKVGVAIDSIDDMRVLFDGIPLDRVSTSMTINAPAALLLLMYQLVGEEQGVPAQQLTGTIQNDVLKEYIARGTYIFPPAPSLRLIADIFKYCRAEIPKWNTISISGYHMAEAGASPAQEIAFTLADGIEYVRTAVAAGMDVDDFAPRLSFFFVSRTTILEEVAKFRAARRIWAKVMKEEFGASNPKSLMLRFHTQTAGVQLTAQQPEVNLVRVAVQGLAAVLGGTQSLHTNSFDEAIALPTDKSARLALRTQQVLAYETDVTATVDPFAGSYVVEKMTDDVEAAALELMLRIEDMGGAVHAIEQGFQKNEIERSAYRIALETDSAERVVVGVNRFRLDEEEPYEPLRVDPAIEAQQAARLAKLRAERDQGAVDAALAALRKAAEGTDNVLHPMKDALRARATVGEVCDALRDVWGTYVPADAF; this comes from the coding sequence ATGACGCGCGAGTCGGAATCGGGACTGCCGATCGAGCCGGTCTACGGACCGGACACGCTCGACGGCTGGGACCCCGCCGAGAAGCTGGGTGAGCCGGGCGCCTACCCCTTCACCCGCGGCGTGTACCCGACCATGTACACCGGACGTCCGTGGACGATGCGCCAGTACGCCGGCTTCGGTACGGCCACCGAGTCCAACGCCCGCTACAAGCAGCTCATCGCGAACGGCACGACGGGCCTGTCCGTCGCCTTCGACCTGCCCACCCAGATGGGCCACGACTCCGACGCGGAGATCGCGTCCGGCGAGGTCGGCAAGGTCGGGGTGGCCATCGACTCCATCGACGACATGCGCGTGCTGTTCGACGGGATCCCGCTGGACCGGGTCTCCACGTCCATGACGATCAACGCACCCGCCGCGCTGCTCCTGCTGATGTACCAGCTGGTGGGCGAGGAGCAGGGCGTCCCGGCACAGCAGCTCACGGGCACCATCCAGAACGACGTGCTCAAGGAGTACATCGCCCGCGGTACGTACATCTTCCCGCCCGCGCCCTCGCTGCGGCTGATCGCCGACATCTTCAAGTACTGCCGGGCCGAGATCCCGAAGTGGAACACCATCTCGATCTCCGGCTACCACATGGCGGAGGCCGGGGCCTCGCCCGCGCAGGAGATCGCCTTCACGCTCGCGGACGGCATCGAGTACGTGCGTACCGCCGTCGCGGCCGGCATGGACGTCGACGACTTCGCCCCGCGGCTCTCCTTCTTCTTCGTCTCGCGTACGACGATCCTGGAGGAGGTCGCCAAGTTCCGCGCCGCCCGGCGGATCTGGGCGAAGGTGATGAAGGAGGAGTTCGGCGCTTCGAACCCGAAGTCGCTGATGCTCCGCTTCCACACCCAGACGGCCGGCGTGCAGCTCACCGCCCAGCAGCCCGAGGTCAACCTGGTGCGCGTCGCGGTGCAGGGCCTGGCCGCGGTCCTGGGCGGCACGCAGTCGTTGCACACCAACTCCTTCGACGAGGCGATCGCGCTCCCTACGGACAAGTCCGCGCGCCTCGCCCTGCGTACCCAGCAGGTCCTGGCGTACGAGACGGACGTGACGGCCACCGTCGACCCCTTCGCGGGCAGCTATGTCGTCGAGAAGATGACCGACGACGTCGAGGCCGCCGCCCTGGAGCTGATGCTCAGGATCGAGGACATGGGCGGAGCCGTCCACGCGATCGAGCAGGGCTTCCAGAAGAACGAGATCGAGCGCAGCGCCTACCGCATCGCCCTGGAGACGGACAGCGCCGAGCGCGTCGTCGTCGGCGTCAACCGCTTCCGGCTCGACGAGGAGGAGCCGTACGAGCCGCTCCGCGTCGACCCGGCGATCGAGGCCCAGCAGGCGGCCCGGCTGGCGAAGCTCCGCGCCGAACGCGACCAGGGCGCCGTGGACGCGGCCCTGGCGGCCCTGCGCAAGGCGGCCGAGGGCACGGACAACGTGCTCCACCCGATGAAGGACGCGCTGCGGGCCCGCGCCACGGTGGGCGAGGTGTGCGACGCGCTGCGGGACGTGTGGGGGACGTACGTGCCGGCGGATGCGTTCTGA
- a CDS encoding L,D-transpeptidase family protein — translation MIRSSRTGRGHAHRGGRGAGAASAVAVLALVAVTAGCKAEPAGSASAAPSASSSPTDDAKPGTKAPESATPSASAKPSAPPKATPGSTPPSTPSADPQAEVLMASGAQSKQVRELQARLRQIGHFDRSPTGYYGSVTVAAVQSFQGKRGLSRTGKTDTLTWQKLLGMTHAPTAAELNPPTTRPVAKPDKRCMTGRVICISKNSRSLSWMIDGKVVSSMDVRFGSQYTPTREGTFSVYWKSRHHVSTIYHTAMPYAMFFSGGQAVHYSSDFAARGYNGASHGCVNVRDEGKIASLFDQVRNGDKVVVYK, via the coding sequence ATGATACGCAGCAGCAGGACCGGGCGCGGCCACGCGCACAGAGGCGGCCGGGGGGCCGGTGCGGCATCCGCCGTCGCCGTGCTGGCACTGGTCGCCGTGACCGCAGGATGCAAGGCCGAGCCCGCCGGCAGCGCGTCGGCCGCACCGTCGGCGAGCAGCTCACCCACCGACGACGCCAAGCCCGGCACGAAGGCACCGGAATCGGCCACGCCGTCCGCGAGCGCGAAGCCGAGCGCGCCGCCGAAGGCCACGCCCGGCTCCACGCCCCCGTCCACGCCGTCGGCCGATCCGCAGGCCGAGGTGCTGATGGCGAGCGGGGCGCAGAGCAAGCAGGTCCGCGAGCTCCAGGCCCGGCTGCGTCAGATCGGCCACTTCGACCGCAGCCCCACGGGCTACTACGGCTCCGTCACGGTCGCCGCCGTGCAGTCGTTCCAGGGCAAGCGCGGGCTGTCCCGTACGGGGAAGACGGACACGCTCACCTGGCAGAAGCTGCTCGGCATGACGCACGCGCCGACGGCCGCCGAGCTGAACCCGCCGACCACCCGTCCGGTCGCGAAGCCGGACAAGCGCTGCATGACGGGCCGGGTGATCTGCATCAGCAAGAACAGCCGGTCGCTGTCCTGGATGATCGACGGCAAGGTCGTCTCGTCGATGGACGTGCGCTTCGGCTCGCAGTACACGCCGACCCGCGAAGGCACCTTCTCCGTCTACTGGAAGTCCCGGCACCACGTGTCGACGATCTACCACACGGCCATGCCGTACGCGATGTTCTTCAGCGGCGGCCAGGCGGTGCACTACTCGTCGGACTTCGCGGCCCGCGGCTACAACGGCGCCTCGCACGGCTGCGTCAACGTCCGGGACGAGGGGAAGATCGCCTCGCTGTTCGACCAGGTCCGCAACGGCGACAAGGTCGTCGTCTACAAGTGA